From a single Equus asinus isolate D_3611 breed Donkey chromosome 2, EquAss-T2T_v2, whole genome shotgun sequence genomic region:
- the ARV1 gene encoding protein ARV1, translating into MGTGGRSGLRPGKGTAEGVTAGKGNTDGVATTTTATAAVGSCQYRCIECNQEASELYRDYNHGVLKITICKSCQKPVDKYIEYDPVIILINAILCQAQAYRHILFNTKINMHGKLCIFCLLCEAYLRWWQLQDSNQNTDPDDFIRYAKEWDFYRMFAIASLEQTAFFIGIFTFLWVVRPMTAKKKPNFILLLKALLLSSYGKLLLIPAVIWEHDYTPLCLRLIKVFVLTSNFQAIRVTLNINRKLSFLAILSGLLLESTMVYFFQRMEWDIGSDCAIYKPQDF; encoded by the exons ATGGGCACTGGTGGGCGGAGTGGGCTACGACCGGGAAAGGGGACCGCGGAAGGGGTGACAGCGGGCAAAGGGAACACGGATGGGGTGGCAACGACTACTACTGCTACTGCTGCCGTGGGCTCCTGCCAGTACAGGTGCATCGAATGCAACCAAGAGGCTAGTGAGTTGTACCGAGACTATAACCACGGCGTGCTGAAGATAACCATCTGC AAATCCTGTCAGAAACCTGTAGACAAATATATTGAGTATGATCCTGTTATCATCTTGATTAATGCTATTTTATGCCAAGCCCAGGCCTACAGGCATATTCTTTTCAATACTAAAATAAAC ATGCATGGAAAACTCTGcatattttgtttgctttgtgaAGCATACCTGCGATGGTGGCAGCTTCAAGATTCAAACCAGAACACTGATCCTGATGACTTCATCAGATATGCCAAGGAGTGGGATTTCTATAGAATGTTTGCAATTGCTTCTCTAG AACAAACTGCCTTTTTTATTGGCATTTTTACTTTCCTGTGGGTAGTGCGACCTATGACAgcgaaaaaaaaacccaacttcaTTTTGCTGCTGAAAGCATTGTTATTGTCGAGCTACGGAAAACTCTTGCTGATTCCAGCTGTCATTTGGGAACATGACTACACACCCCTGTGCCTCAGACTCATTAAAGTATTTGTCCTTACATCAAACTTTCAGGCAATTAGAG tgacCCTAAACATCAACCGAAAGCTCTCCTTTTTGGCCATCTTGAGTGGCTTACTGCTGGAAAGCACCATGGTCTACTTCTTCCAGAGGATGGAATGGGACATTGGAAGTGATTGTGCCATCTATAAACCTCAAGACTTTTGA